The proteins below are encoded in one region of Saccopteryx leptura isolate mSacLep1 chromosome 1, mSacLep1_pri_phased_curated, whole genome shotgun sequence:
- the SMCO4 gene encoding single-pass membrane and coiled-coil domain-containing protein 4, whose product MRQLKGKPKKETSKDKKERKQAMQEARQQITTVVLPTLAVVVLLIVVFVYVATRPAITE is encoded by the coding sequence ATGCGGCAGCTCAAAGGGAAGCCCAAGAAGGAGACGTCCAAGGACAAGAAGGAGCGGAAGCAGGCCATGCAGGAGGCCCGGCAGCAGATCACCACCGTGGTGCTGCCCACGCTGGCCGTGGTCGTGCTCCTGATCGTGGTGTTCGTGTACGTGGCCACGCGCCCCGCCATCACCGAGTGA